Proteins encoded together in one Acipenser ruthenus chromosome 40, fAciRut3.2 maternal haplotype, whole genome shotgun sequence window:
- the LOC117397403 gene encoding ubiquitin carboxyl-terminal hydrolase 28-like isoform X10 produces the protein MQELRCLFALMMGSSRKFVDPSAAVELLKDAFRSNEAQQQDVSEFTHKLLDWLEDAFQLAANGNNPKDKQENPMVQLFYGTFLAERTLDGKTVSNIERFGQYPLQVNGFNNLDECLEGAMVEGEIEALHSDQTIRSGQERWFSKLPPVLTFELSRFEFNQSLGRPEKIHKKLEFPQVIYMDRYLYKNMEKIQDRRAEVKKLKEQVTVLQQKLESYLNYGSGPNKYPLADMLQYVLEFATTKPTSVSPTQDIKVTSPASTTTLSTPTDPVHEQTSPSETENSGPPDSSNSMPTSPPPQRTPIYKPFTQCRPPMDTPPHPAPHKVSEEELCFIKGCLHRWRTEVEQNIQELKDSIDRINHTLENMYTEDSMCQVTGSVASDFRVPYRLHAVLVHEGQASAGHYWAYIFNHRCKLWLKYNDISVTESCWEELERDSYGGVKNASAYCLMYIDDKLPRLIAEDTDMETGQVLEGVDSLPPILRRYVQEDNRWFQQEVEEWEEEQFRKIAQKEPPVTITETQELSFTTVAEESAPSQQNSRSLSSEHAVIAKQQTAQAIAKTADCYEKKGVEAALAESDRESEAVGSTVECEARADSQPQDQPPKEGDKQAESQVSEVEIPSVGRILVRSDADGYNEEMMLTPAMQGVILAIAKAREVYDKDGPEAALIKAFHEEYSRLYLLAQEKASPQNDPRLQHVLIYLIQNEAPNRVVERTLLEQFADRNLSYDERSISIMKQARAKLRLIGPEDMDMDKYRQKWHEDYSLFRKVFVYLLTGLEQYQNGKVREALTYLVYAYQSNSTLLRNGENRGVEESLIALYRRKCLMELNENAAGLFDSGEDSDVVEGMSIMNDLVIPCMHLMISNDICQEDLDAIEIMRDRWCSYLGTDMDATLQEKLGEFLPRLLDCSAEIIILKEPPKIRPNSPHDLCSRFAAVLESIHGTSPVTVN, from the exons ATGCAGGAGCTCCGTTGCCTGTTTGCACTCATGATGGGCTCCAGTCGCAAGTTTGTGGATCCCTCTGCTGCTGTGGAGCTGCTGAAAGATGCATTCCGGTCCAACGAAGCCCAGCAG CAGGATGTGAGCGAGTTTACCCACAAGCTTCTTGATTGGTTGGAAGATGCCTTCCAGTTGGCAGCCAATGGAAA TAACCCCAAAGATAAGCAAGAGAACCCGATGGTGCAGCTTTTTTACGGAACCTTCCTGGCTGAAAGAACCCTTGATG GTAAAACTGTCTCCAACATTGAGCGCTTTGGACAGTACCCCCTACAGGTGAACGGATTCAACAACCTGGATGAGTGCTTGGAAGGCGCCATGGTGGAGGGGGAGATCGAGGCTCTTCACTCGGATCAAACCATCCGCTCTGGCCAGGAG cGGTGGTTTTCAAAGTTGCCACCGGTGTTGACCTTTGAACTGTCCAGATTTGAGTTCAACCAGTCTCTTGGACGGCCAGAGAAGATTCATAAAAAACTGGAGTTCCCGCAGGTGATTTACATGGACAG GTACCTTTACAAGAACATGGAGAAGATCCAGGACAGGAGAGCGGAGGTGAAGAAGCTGAAGGAACAGGTGACTGTTCTGCAGCAGAAGCTAGAGAG CTACCTCAATTACGGCTCAGGGCCAAACAAATACCCGTTGGCTGACATGCTGCAGTACGTCCTGGAGTTTGCAACCACAAAGCCCACCAGTGTTTCTCCCACTCAGGATATTAAAGTGACCTCCCCAGCATCCACTACCACTTTGAGCACACCCACAGATCCTGTACACGAGCAGACAAG TCCTTCAGAAACAGAGAATTCAGGGCCACCTGACAGTTCAAACTCTATGCCCACGTCGCCACCACCCCAGAGGACTCCCATCTACAAGCCATTTACGCAGTGCAGACCGCCCATGGACACCCCCCCTCACCCGGCCCCCCACAAAGTGTCCGAGGAGGAGCTCTGCTTCATCAAAGGCTGCCTGCATCGCTGGAGAACAGAGGTGGAGCAAAACATACAAG AGCTGAAGGACAGCATTGACCGGATCAACCACACTTTAGAGAACATGTACACGGAAGACAGCATGTGCCAGGTAACAGGCAGCGTTGCTTCTGATTTCAGG GTGCCCTACCGCCTGCATGCTGTCCTTGTCCATGAAGGCCAGGCTTCTGCAGGCCATTACTGGGCCTACATCTTCAATCACAGGTGCAAACTGTGGCTCAAGTACAATGACATCTCTGTCACGGAGTCCTGTTGGGAGGAGCTGGAGAGGGACTCCTATGGGGGTGTGAAGAACGCCAGTGCCTACTGCCTCATGTACATTGATGACAAGCTGCCTCGCCTCATAGCAG AGGACACAGATATGGAGACCGGGCAGGTGCTGGAGGGGGTGGACTCCCTGCCACCCATCCTGAGACGCTACGTTCAGGAGGACAACCGCTGGTTCCAACAGGAAGTGGAGGAGTGGGAGGAGGAGCAGTTCCGCAAGATTGCGCAGAAGGAGCCGCCTGTAACCATCACAGAAACACAGGAACTCTCCTTCACAACAGTGGCTGAAG AATCTGCCCCTAGCCAGCAAAACTCGCGGTCTCTGTCTTCGGAGCATGCTGTTATAGCCAAGCAGCAGACCGCCCAGGCCATCGCCAAGACAGCCGACTGCTACGAGAAGAAGGGAGTGGAGGCTGCACTCGCGGAG TCCGATAGAGAGAGTGAGGCTGTGGGCAGCACTGTGGAGTGTGAAGCCAGGGCTGACTCCCAGCCACAGGATCAGCCCCCCAAGGAGGGTGATAAGCAGGCTGAGAGCCAGGTCTCCGAGGTGGAGATCCCCAGTGTGGGCAGGATTCTGGTGCGCTCAGACGCAGACGGGTATAACGAGGAG ATGATGTTAACTCCAGCCATGCAGGGGGTCATCCTGGCTATAGCAAAGGCTAGGGAGGTCTATGATAAGGACGGGCCTGAGGCTGCTCTCATAAAG GCGTTCCATGAAGAATACTCCCGGCTCTACCTGCTTGCTCAGGAGAAAGCCAGCCCCCAGAACGACCCCCGTCTCCAGCACGTCCTGATCTACCTCATCCAGAACGAAGCCCCCAACCGTGTGGTCGAGAGGACACTACTGGAGCAGTTCGCAGACCGGAACCTCAGCTACGATGAACG GTCAATCAGTATAATGAAGCAGGCTCGTGCGAAACTCCGTCTGATTGGACCAGAGGACATGGATATGGACAAGTACAGG CAGAAATGGCATGAAGACTACAGCCTGTTTCGCAAGGTGTTTGTGTATCTTCTAACAGGGCTAGAGCAGTACCAGAATGGAAA AGTTCGTGAAGCGCTGACCTACCTGGTGTATGCCTACCAGAGCAACAGCACGTTACTGAGGAATGGGGAAAATAGAGGCGTAGAGGAGTCACTTATTGCACTTTATAGGAGGAAATGTTTAATG GAGCTGAATGAGAACGCAGCAGGCCTGTTTGACAGCGGAGAGGACAGTGATGTGGTGGAGGGGATGAGCATCATGAACGACCTGGTCATTCCCTGCATGCACCTAATGATCAGTAACGACATCTGCCAAGAGGACCTGGACGCCATTGAGATCATGAGGGATCGCTGGTGCTCTTACCTGGGCACTGACATGGACG CCACTCTGCAGGAGAAGCTGGGGGAGTTCTTGCCCAGGTTGCTGGACTGTTCAGCGGAGATCATCATCCTAAAGGAGCCACCGAAGATCAGGCCAAACTCGCCCCACGACCTGTGCAGTCGCT